One Dysidea avara chromosome 7, odDysAvar1.4, whole genome shotgun sequence genomic region harbors:
- the LOC136259733 gene encoding uncharacterized protein, which produces MEGRPYLGAAIGSDSYVNSFVVEKVKGWSAEVKRLSRFAESQPHAAYCAFTHGLSSRWLFVFRTVPCVCDAFQPLEDMIRQVFIPTLTGCSPPSDSSRLLFALPARWGGLGIFVPTRRCVRCFGFEIWLVPLRPPSLCACGASFSVEHALSCPKGGLPSLRHNEIRDLTATLLTEVCSQVCVEPELQPVQLSDEFPLATSNTQDSARLDVAVNGFWGGRSERCFIFRVFNPFAPSNSSSSLSSTFRKHEKIKHRAYGQRVREVEHATFTPIVLAATGGLAHEATVFYKRLASLLAKKWRDDYSVVLGWLRCCLSFSLLRSAIQCIRGARSSIGVYTRTPQSVDFVTVESHLSA; this is translated from the exons ATGGAGGGCCGCCCTTATTTGGGGGCTGCTATTGGGTCTGATAGTTATGTGAATAGTTTTGTTGTTGAGAAGGTTAAGGGCTGGTCTGCAGAGGTTAAGAGGTTATCAAGATTTGCGGAGAGTCAGCCCCATGCTGCATACTGTGCCTTCACCCATGGTCTATCCAGTCGTTGGCTGTttgtttttcgaacagttcctTGTGTGTGTGATGCTTTTCAGCCACTTGAAGATATGATTCGCCAAGTATTTATTCCTACTTTAACTGGCTGTTCACCGCCCAGTGATAGTTCACGGCTCCTGTTTGCCCTTCCTGCTCGGTGGGGAGGCCTGGGTATTTTTGTCCCCACAAGAAGATGTGTTA GATGCTTTGGCTTTGAGATATGGTTGGTCCCACTTCGTCCTCCTTCCCTTTGTGCTTGCGGAGCCTCCTTTTCTGTTGAGCATGCTTTGTCCTGTCCCAAAGGGGGTTTACCTTCCTTGCGTCATAACGAGATTAGGGACCTTACTGCTACCCTTCTTACTGAGGTTTGCTCCCAGGTGTGTGTTGAGCCAGAGTTACAGCCGGTTCAGCTTTCTGATGAGTTCCCTCTTGCCACCTCTAATACTCAGGATTCGGCTCGCTTGGATGTTGCTGTAAACGGCTTCTGGGGTGGTCGTTCGGAGAGATGTTTCATTTTCCGTGTTTTTAACCCTTTTGCTCCTTCTAATAGTTCCTCCTCTCTGTCGTCCACCTTTAGGAAGCATGAAAAGATTAAGCATCGTGCTTATGGTCAGCGGGTTCGAGAAGTGGAACATGCCACTTTCACTCCAATTGTTTTGGCTGCCACTGGCGGTTTAGCCCATGAGGCTACTGTTTTTTATAAGCGACTTGCTTCTCTTCTGGCCAAAAAGTGGAGAGATGATTATTCTGTGGTTCTGGGTTGGCTGCGTTGTTGCCTGAGCTTTTCGTTGTTGCGCTCGGCAATTCAGTGTATTCGTGGGGCACGGTCTTCCATTGGTGTTTACACCAGGACTCCACAGTCAGTGGACTTTGTGACTGTGGAATCCCATTTGTCtgcttaa